A genome region from Microplitis demolitor isolate Queensland-Clemson2020A chromosome 1, iyMicDemo2.1a, whole genome shotgun sequence includes the following:
- the LOC128667991 gene encoding uncharacterized protein LOC128667991: MNEQSAFIINEESHEKIVKENEEEKRKELKRKKTNARQRAYYQRQKDLKKNEEIIKTVPKSNAERQRKFRQHNAEKSSMDMKFDLIIIFIMIHKSPQQNMGPPLTRYFLGI, translated from the exons ATGAATGAACAAagtgcatttattattaatgaagaaagtcacgaaaaaatagtgaaagaaAATGA AGAAGAAAAGCGTAAAGagctaaaaagaaaaaaaactaatgcaCGTCAAAGGGCATATTATCAGCGTCAGAaagatttgaagaaaaatgaagaaataataaaaacagtaCCAAAATCAAATGCTGAACGTCAAAGGAAATTTCGTCAACATAATGCAGAAAAATCTTCCATGGATatgaaatttgatttaataataatatttataatgatccACAAGAGTCCACAACAAAATATGGGACCACCATTGACGCGGTATTTTCTAGGTATTTAG